The Micrococcales bacterium genome includes a region encoding these proteins:
- a CDS encoding DUF3631 domain-containing protein has protein sequence MPPGELSASAVRAMTGQLGPDPRFDEPALFDGPDDPGPLDAGVEGLVELARDADQESDGTHQAVNLIHRTGRGAALLNDVEAFLASYVAYPSAAAKVAHTLWIAHTWLMDRWESTPRIAFLSPEPGSGKTRALEVTEPLVPRAVLAVNCTPAYLFRKVSDPAGPPTLLYDEIDTVFGPKAKDNEDVRAMLNSGHRRGATAGRCVVRGVKVETEELPAYCAVALAGIGNLPDTITARSIVVKMRRRARGEVIKPWRQRLTSEPATNLAVRLLEWVETIPAVIEDWPVMPLGVEDRNADIWEALLAVADFAGGDWPDRARAAAVTLVAESGDDRLTLGVTLLRDLQTVFAGRDRLPTETILNGLLAIEESPWSDLRGKPLDSRKLAVLLRRFEVKPGKHRDGESTFRGYLAADLKDPWSRYLPPLPGKTGTDGTSGTDQVNSPVSVPHDGRAPDRAPQDAGPCSTNVPGTVEPCGTAGETVTSTVPGDPPVPPSGGHGQASPAGQQSGASLAGQCVDCGNPLDRALIDAGETTHAACIPGSNQLANQ, from the coding sequence ATGCCACCGGGTGAATTGTCGGCATCGGCGGTGCGGGCCATGACCGGGCAACTGGGCCCGGATCCCAGGTTTGATGAACCGGCCCTGTTCGATGGCCCGGACGATCCCGGCCCGTTGGATGCTGGCGTCGAGGGTCTTGTCGAGCTGGCCAGAGACGCCGACCAAGAGTCGGACGGAACCCACCAGGCCGTGAACCTCATACATCGAACCGGGCGCGGGGCTGCCCTGCTGAACGATGTAGAGGCGTTTCTTGCCAGCTATGTCGCCTACCCCAGCGCCGCGGCCAAAGTCGCGCACACGCTTTGGATCGCTCACACCTGGCTAATGGACCGGTGGGAGTCAACGCCCCGGATCGCGTTTCTCTCACCAGAGCCGGGGTCAGGAAAGACCAGGGCGTTAGAGGTGACAGAGCCACTAGTGCCCCGTGCCGTTTTGGCTGTCAACTGCACGCCCGCCTACCTGTTCCGCAAGGTATCGGATCCGGCGGGGCCGCCAACCCTGCTATATGACGAAATAGACACGGTCTTTGGCCCCAAAGCCAAGGACAACGAGGACGTCCGCGCCATGCTGAACTCAGGGCATCGACGCGGCGCCACTGCTGGCCGGTGTGTGGTACGCGGCGTCAAAGTTGAGACTGAAGAGCTGCCCGCCTATTGTGCTGTCGCCCTGGCTGGAATCGGCAACCTGCCAGACACCATCACGGCCAGATCAATCGTGGTCAAGATGCGCAGACGTGCGCGTGGCGAGGTTATCAAACCATGGCGGCAAAGACTGACCAGCGAGCCCGCCACAAACCTGGCGGTCCGGCTTTTGGAATGGGTCGAGACAATCCCAGCGGTCATTGAGGATTGGCCAGTCATGCCGCTTGGGGTCGAGGATCGTAACGCCGACATATGGGAAGCGCTCCTAGCGGTGGCCGATTTCGCCGGAGGTGACTGGCCAGATCGTGCCCGCGCGGCGGCCGTGACTCTGGTGGCGGAATCGGGCGACGACAGGCTGACCCTTGGCGTGACCCTGTTACGGGATTTGCAGACGGTTTTCGCCGGCCGTGACAGGTTGCCAACCGAGACCATCCTTAACGGCCTCTTGGCCATAGAGGAATCACCTTGGAGTGACCTACGGGGCAAGCCGCTCGATTCCCGCAAACTGGCCGTGTTGCTGCGCCGGTTTGAGGTGAAGCCGGGTAAACACCGGGACGGCGAATCGACTTTCCGAGGCTATTTGGCGGCCGACCTCAAAGACCCTTGGTCGAGGTACCTTCCCCCGTTACCTGGAAAGACCGGAACGGACGGAACAAGTGGAACGGACCAGGTCAACAGCCCGGTATCTGTTCCACACGACGGCCGTGCTCCGGATCGGGCGCCACAAGACGCCGGTCCATGTTCCACCAACGTACCCGGAACAGTCGAACCATGTGGCACAGCCGGCGAGACCGTCACCAGCACTGTTCCAGGCGATCCGCCTGTTCCGCCATCTGGCGGTCACGGGCAGGCGAGCCCGGCGGGTCAACAATCCGGGGCATCTCTGGCCGGGCAGTGCGTCGACTGCGGTAACCCCCTAGACCGCGCCCTAATTGATGCCGGTGAGACAACGCATGCGGCTTGCATTCCGGGCAGCAACCAACTAGCGAACCAGTAA
- a CDS encoding YbjQ family protein: MLIVTMNDIPGYRVTAVLGEVMGVTVRSRNVFSQMGAGFKSMAGGELKGMTENLFQARMEATNRMVEEAVRRNANAVIALRYSASSIGDTWTELCCYGTAAMIEPIGQGDAATPQSAQDAAQRQSLGQAGYQAPAPAQPMAPGQPT; encoded by the coding sequence ATGCTGATCGTCACGATGAACGACATCCCCGGCTACCGGGTAACCGCAGTGTTAGGTGAGGTGATGGGGGTCACCGTCCGGTCGCGAAACGTCTTTTCCCAAATGGGAGCCGGTTTCAAGTCGATGGCTGGCGGAGAACTCAAAGGTATGACTGAAAACCTGTTCCAGGCCCGGATGGAAGCGACCAACCGGATGGTTGAAGAGGCCGTCCGGCGCAACGCCAATGCGGTGATCGCCTTGCGTTACAGCGCCTCGTCGATTGGCGATACCTGGACTGAGCTGTGCTGCTATGGCACCGCCGCCATGATTGAGCCAATTGGGCAGGGTGATGCGGCCACGCCGCAATCGGCCCAGGATGCCGCCCAACGGCAGAGCTTGGGCCAGGCCGGCTACCAAGCTCCGGCGCCGGCGCAGCCAATGGCGCCGGGCCAACCGACTTAG
- a CDS encoding YajQ family cyclic di-GMP-binding protein, with product MAQDNSFDIVSKVDHQEVDNALNQAAKEIRQRYDFKNTGASIAWSGQDMIVMAANAEDRVKAVLDVFETKLVRRGVSLKALDAAEPRVSGKETRIEARLKQGLSTELAKKIAKAIRDEGPRGVKTQIQGDELRVTSKSRDDLQAVIALVKEQDFEAALQFVNYR from the coding sequence ATGGCTCAGGATAATTCGTTTGACATTGTCTCCAAGGTTGACCACCAGGAGGTCGACAACGCCTTGAACCAGGCGGCCAAAGAGATCCGCCAACGCTACGACTTCAAGAACACCGGCGCCTCGATCGCCTGGTCAGGCCAGGACATGATCGTAATGGCGGCCAACGCTGAGGACCGGGTCAAGGCCGTGCTGGATGTCTTCGAAACCAAACTGGTCAGGCGCGGCGTCTCACTCAAGGCGCTCGATGCGGCTGAACCGCGGGTCAGCGGCAAGGAAACCCGAATCGAGGCCAGGTTGAAGCAGGGTCTCAGCACCGAGTTGGCCAAGAAGATCGCCAAAGCCATCCGCGACGAAGGACCGCGCGGAGTCAAGACCCAGATTCAGGGCGACGAATTGCGCGTCACCTCGAAGTCACGCGACGACCTGCAAGCGGTAATCGCGCTGGTCAAGGAACAAGACTTCGAGGCCGCTCTGCAATTCGTCAACTATCGCTGA
- a CDS encoding site-specific integrase, with translation MTYDTKDAADAWLSKTRTALGDSTWIPPDAPKTEPARVWTFAEWAGEVMKAKRAKLKPKTLADYERWLDKYLMPAFGGVPLGQITPDMVTEWHSGLAPDHPERHTGETLRASVYRLLSSIMNQAVKAKPPLLEDNPCQIDSAADPPEPELRDLPTPREIANAADAMPEAYRLTVLLAAYCALRSGEVRALQRRDIDLRGKQAWLRVRRNKVGQVVGTPKTRTGRRTVPIPSGLVPVVKAHLADNVEAPGDAWLFEGPRGGPLAESTFNTYWREARGKAGIGPGDRDDEDPGVDFHSLRRWWATYAQVEAGATDRQVMEQLGQTSLAVVKRYVRDVEAKRHEISEAVAGLLEDAAPDRETSV, from the coding sequence ATGACCTATGACACCAAGGACGCTGCGGATGCGTGGCTGTCCAAGACGCGGACCGCCCTTGGCGACAGCACCTGGATCCCACCAGACGCGCCCAAGACCGAGCCGGCAAGGGTTTGGACGTTCGCCGAGTGGGCAGGCGAGGTAATGAAGGCAAAGCGCGCGAAGCTCAAACCCAAGACCTTGGCAGATTATGAGCGCTGGCTGGACAAGTACCTAATGCCGGCTTTCGGAGGTGTGCCCTTGGGGCAGATAACTCCGGACATGGTGACTGAATGGCACTCTGGCTTGGCACCAGATCACCCGGAGAGGCACACCGGCGAGACCCTGCGTGCCTCGGTCTATCGGTTGCTGTCCAGCATCATGAACCAAGCGGTCAAAGCTAAACCACCGCTACTCGAAGACAACCCCTGCCAGATTGACAGTGCGGCGGATCCACCGGAGCCAGAGTTGAGGGACCTTCCAACGCCCCGTGAAATCGCCAACGCAGCGGACGCGATGCCGGAGGCGTACCGGCTCACTGTTCTATTGGCCGCCTACTGCGCGTTGCGTAGTGGTGAGGTCCGCGCGCTTCAACGACGGGACATCGACCTTCGCGGGAAACAGGCTTGGCTACGTGTGAGGCGAAACAAGGTCGGCCAGGTGGTTGGTACACCAAAGACAAGGACTGGACGCCGGACGGTGCCAATTCCAAGCGGCCTTGTGCCAGTGGTGAAGGCTCACTTGGCGGACAATGTCGAGGCCCCGGGCGATGCCTGGCTGTTTGAGGGACCACGCGGCGGGCCGCTCGCAGAAAGCACCTTCAACACGTACTGGCGCGAGGCACGCGGAAAGGCCGGGATTGGGCCCGGTGACCGTGACGATGAAGATCCCGGCGTAGACTTCCACTCCCTGCGCCGCTGGTGGGCCACCTATGCCCAGGTAGAGGCCGGCGCCACTGACCGGCAAGTCATGGAACAGCTCGGGCAGACCAGTCTTGCTGTGGTGAAGCGGTACGTGAGAGACGTTGAGGCGAAGCGGCACGAGATTTCGGAGGCTGTCGCCGGCCTGCTCGAAGACGCAGCGCCGGACCGAGAGACCTCGGTCTAG